CATATTCGGTTACACGCAACACTGCTGATTCGCATCACGACGGCCTCGCGCCCCAAATTGATTTGAGGCGCACCACCCGATGCCCGGATACGACGCGGCAGGACCTGATCGTTGTCTCTGCGTTGCGCATCGTGAAACAGGCCCGGAAAAATTCAATCTTTGTTCCGTGCGGCCACATAATTGAGAGTGCCGGCCAGGGTCGCCGCGGCCGGATCATCCAGTGGATGGCTGACCCCTTCTTCAACCGGCACAGACGGAAAATCAAACGGACTCACGCCTTCCAGACATGCAACATTCACACTGATTTGCGAAGGATCGAATCGTCTTCGATGGTGCGTATAGATGCCACAACGCGCGCAAAAATAATGCTCTGCGGTCATGGTATTGAACTGATAGCGCGTGAGCCATTGCCTGCCGGACTCGTAGACAATATCGCCAAGACCAGCCGTGGCCACAACGGCCCCTCTCATTGCGCAATAGGAACAATTGCAGCGCCTGACATTGCGCAACCCATCTGCGATCCTTACGGTAAACCGGACTGCGCCACAATGACAGGCGCCGTTATGCTTGAGATCGTCATTCAATGCCCTCTCCTTTTGTCAAAGCCAATCCGGATCAGCTGTCGCATCCAGGTTCTGGCATGGCGCAACAGCTGTGTGGCCATCCCGCCTGGGGATGGCCTGGTGCACAACAGAAAAATCATTCCAGCAAACTGCGCAGGACATATTGCATGATGCCGCCATGACGATAGTAGGCTGCCTCGCTGGGCGTATCGATGCGCACGATCGCGTCGAACTGCACACCATCGGCCTGAACCCTTACGGCCGTGGGCGTAATGTCCTGGTTCAACGTCACGATACCGGTGATGTCAAAAGTTTCTTTTCCCGTCAGTCCGAGCGTTGCGGCATTTTGCCCATCTGGAAATTGCAGTGGCAGCACGCCCATGCCCAGCAAATTCGACCGGTGAATCCGCTCATACGATTCCGCAATCACGGCCCTCACACCCAGCAATGCGGTCCCTTTTGCCGCCCAGTCGCGCGACGAACCGAGCCGTATTCCTTGCCGGCAAGAATGACCAGGGGAATACCTTTGTCTATATAGGATCGCGACGCCTCGAAAATGGTTGTCACCGGTTCATCACTGCGCGTGAAATCCCGCGTGAAACCGCCCTCGGTGCCTGGCGCAAGTTGATTGCGCAGACGTACGTTGGCAAACGTGCCGCGGATCATGACTTCATGATTGCCACGCCGCGATCCATAGGAGTTGAAGTCTTTGGGATCCACGCCATGCTCAGTGAGGTAGGCTGCGGCCGGCGAGGTTTTGGCAATAGAGCCGGCCGGACTGATATGGTCGGTCGTGACCGAATCACCCAGCATAGCCAGCACCCGCGCCCCCTGAATATCCGCGACCGGTTCGGGATGGCGCGCCATATTGTCGAAGTACGGCGGTTTGCGCGCATAGGTAGAAGCTTCATCCCAGTCGAACCGCTCGCCTTCGGGCGTAGACAAAGCACGCCAGCGCTCATCGCCGGCAAAGACATCGGCGTAGCCCGTCGTGTACATGTCGGACATGATGGCCGCATCCACCACTTCCTGTACTTGCGCGGCCGTTGGCCAAATATCACGCAGGTAAACATCTTGCCCATCGCTGCCCTGTCCCAGCGGCTCGTTAAACAGATCTATGTCCATGGTGCCGGCCAGGGCATAAGCCACCACCAACGGCGGTGACATCAGATAGTTCATCTTCACTTCAGCATGGATGCGGCCTTCAAAATTGCGGTTGCCCGACAGCACCGACACCACAGAGAGATCATGATCCGCGATCGCCTGACTCACTTCAGGAATAAGCGGACCGGAGTTACCGATACACGTTGTGCATCCATACCCCACCAGGTTGAATCCCAAGGCATCAAGATAGGGGGTCAAGCCGGCGCGTTCGTAATAGTCGGTCACCACCCGGGAACCGGGAGCAAGACTGGTCTTGACCCAGGGCTTGCGCTGCAGACCTTTTTCAACCGCCCGCTTGGCCAGCATCGCCGCCGCGATCATGACCGTAGGATTGGACGTGTTGGTACAGGAGGTAATGGCGGCAATCACCACCGAGCCATGATCGATATGCCCTTGCGTGCCGTCGCTAAACGTAATGGGAATCGGCGCGCGCGCCCGGCTGTTATCTGTCGGGGCGTATTCAACATGATCGGTTGGCTGATCCGACGATGAGTTTGGTTCCTCATGGGCAGGTGGATCTGATGCTGGAAAAGACTGGTCTACAACCTTGTCATAACCATGAGGTTTTTGCTCCGGTTCTCCGATAGACGTAGCAAGTGCCCCCCGAAATGCCGGTTTCGCATCCGACAGCGCAATACGATCCTGCGGACGCATGGGACCGGCGATAGATGGAACGACCTGCGATAAATCCAGTTCCAGTTTTTCCGAATAGCGTGGTTCGGCTTGCGGATCATGCCACAGCCCTTGCGCCTTGGCGTAAGCTTCGACCAGCGCAATCTGCTCCTGCGAGCGGCCCGTGAATGCAAGATAACGAAGGGTTTCTGCATCAATGGGGAAAATGGAAATCGTCGAGCCATATTCCGGGCTCATATTACCGATGGTCGCCCGGTTGGCCAGAGGTACAGACGCAACACCAGGCCCATAAAACTCAACGAATTTACCAACCACGCGATGCTTGCGCAACATTTCTGTAATCGTCAACACAAGGTCGGTCGCAGTCGTTCCTTCCGGTAGTGTTCCGGTCAGTTTGAAACCGACCACCCGTGGAATCAGCATGGAAATGGGCTGTCCCAGCATGGCCGCTTCAGCCTCAATGCCACCCACACCCCACGCAACAACACCCAGGCCGTTAACCATTGGCGTATGAGAGTCAGTTCCGACACAGGTATCCGGATAGCTACGTTCATGCCATCGTCATCAGCGGTGAAAACTACGCGCGACAAATGTTCCAGATTGACCTGGTGAACAATGCCGGTGCCGGGAGGTACCACCTTGAAGTCAGCAAATGCCTGCTGTCCCCAGCGAAGAAACTGGTAGCGTTCCAGGTTTCGTTGATATTCTATGTCGACGTTGCGTTCAAACGCATTAGCCTGTCCGAAAACGTCGACAATCACCGAGTGGTCAATGACCAGTTCTACCGGCGCCAGGGGATTGATCCGCTTGGGGTCGCCGCCCAGGGCGTGCATGGCCTCGCGCATGGCAGCCAGGTCCACAACCGCAGGCACGCCGGTGAAGTCCTGCAGCACCACGCGAGCCGGGGTAAAGGCAATTTCACGGTCAGGTTGTGCCTGCGGATCCCAGTCGGCAAGTGCGCGAATGTCTGCAGCCGTAATGTCCTTGCCATTTTCCGTACGCAACAGGTTTTCCAGCAGAATTTTCAGGCCGTAAGGAAGCGAGTCAACATCAAGCCCCTCCTTCTTTAACGCATCAAGCCGGTAGATTCGATATGATTGATCTCCACTTCGAGCACACTGCGGCGCCAAAACTATCCATACTTTTCATGATGTTTTCTCCTTGATCATAAACTTGCCTGGTCTGCGTCCACATCGCAAATGACTGCACGATTGGGACGCGGCTGCCATTGCCGGATACGGACTAACACAAGAGAGGCATCGCGGCGCGAACGATTGGCTCGAGCCTGTCACTATTGCCTGCTGACGACAACTGCGGCAACAAAGCTGACACATGCATCAGATCGGTCTGATACTGACGCCTGCATGCACACTGTTCGAGTTGTCATCATAAAAAACGCAGTGAATGCTTCCCCTTTTGTTAGCCTGTCGGTTAAATCACATTTGTTAACCACATCTATTACGCTGCGTGGGCAACGCTGTTTGCCCGCGCAGAAACGCTTTCGTTCCCACCTGCAACAAGCGCGCACGATGGGTGCCATCCAGAGTGACACCCCACACAAGGATCATGCCATAACTTGCCAGGGTATACAAACCGGTCTGGCGTTTAACGCATAAAGCATGAGGTTGCTGCCTTTTTCACAACATATAGGCGCCAGCAGATGTCAGACCACAGATCTGCTGATGGATGAAAGAATCGGAACCGGGAATCAAATGAAGAAACAGGCCAGGTATCACACCTGAAAATCACATCTGAAAATCTGACTTGGGATCTGAGCGAGAAATAAACTAAAGCGTCGTGTCAGATCAGATAAGGTCGCAGCACATGGACCGGACCAGCGGCCATGGCAGGAGGATAGCAGCTTCGCCCCGGCGGCATTGCGCCAGTCTTTCCGGGGCGACATGACAAGGCTGCTATTCCCAGACTACCAGCAACTTGCCTTGCTTGAATGGATGCGGCATGGTCTGGCTGTAAATACCATAAGTTGCATACAGGTGCTCGCGCGTCAGCACCCGTTCGGGCGTATCACAAATGACCAGCTTGCCATCGGCCAGCAGCGCAATGCGATCACAATACTGCGCAGCCAGATTGATATCATGGACAATAACCAGTACGCCCACTTTATCCTTGTGTGCCAGATCCGACACAATTCGGAAAAACGCATGCTGATGCTTCGGATCCAGGGCCGAGGTGGGTTCATCCATCAACAAATACCGCGTCTGGCCATCATGGCGCTGAGCCAGCAATTGCACCAGCACCCGGGCAAACTGTACCCGCTGTTTTTCACCGCCGGAAAGCGTTACCCATGATCGATCAAGCAGATCATGAACGCCTGCGGTCTGCGCGGCGTGCTGCAACAATGCATTGGCCTGGCCAGGATCCAGTTCCGGAAACGGGTATAGACCCATTTGAATAATTTCCAGGATACCCAGATCAAAGGTCAGCCCGCTGCCCTGGGGCAGCACGGCTCGCTGGCGCGCCTGATCCCGTGCCGACTGCGCAGTGGCCTCATGGCCGTTAATGTAAATGGTGCCGGTGTCGTGCGTGCGAACCTCCTGGTTTTCCTGCGCCAGGATGGACAACAATGTGGATTTTCCGGCGCCATTGGCGCCCAGCAGCGCCAGCACTTCGCCTCGTCTTATTTCAATTGAAATATCACGCAGTACCTGTCGCTGACCGCGTGTTGCGCAGATGTCGCTGCCGCGCATGCATTGCTCCATCACGGTCATCGCATATTCCTTTTTACCAGCAGCCAGAGAAAGAACGGGCCGCCGATCAGGCTGGTTACCAGGCCGATGGGCAGTTCCGCCGGAATCACTACCACACGCGCCAGCCAGTCTGCCAGCACCAGGGCCAGCGCACCGCCGGCCATGGAGGCAGGCAACAGATGACGATGGTTCGCGCCCATGATCATGCGCAGGCAATGTGGCACGACCAGTCCGACAAATCCGATGCCACCGGTCACTGCCACCAGTGGACCGACCAGCAGTGCAATGCCGACGATCAGGCGACGGCGCAGGTGCTTCATGGAAAATCCCAGATGCGTGACTTCGCGCTCGCCAAGCAGCAATGCATTAAGCGCGCGCCATTCCCGGCACAATAGCAAACAGATAACAAGTGTCCAGGGGCCGAGAAAGGCGATCGTGCGCCAGTTCGCAGACGCCAGGCTGCCCATGCCCCAGAAGGTCAGATCGCGCAGTTGGGTGTCTGTCGCAATATAGGTAAGCAAGCCGATCAGGCTGCCTGAAATGGCATTGATGGCAATACCGGCCAGCAGCAGTCCGGCCACACCAGCATAACGTCGCCCAACCAGATAAGCCAGCCATGTACTGAGCAGACTACCCGCGAACGCAGCAAATGAAATGACCCAGAAACCTGCGGCAGTAAGCACAATGGCCGAGACCGCCCCCAGCGCCGCGCCGGCCGAGACGCCGATCAGACCGGGTTCGGCCAGCGGATTGCGAAACAGTGCCTGCATGACCACGCCCGATAATGCCAGCGCCGCCCCCGTGACAATACCGAAGACAACCCGCGGCAACCGGATATCCAGAAAGATCTGACGCAGCAGCTGGGTTTCATCACCGTGCCCGCCTGTGAGCACCGGCCACCATTGCTGCACCGGAATGACTACCGCCCCGCTGAGACTGCCCAAAATAGTGGCTGCCAGCAATATGAGCAGCAGAATGGTAAAGGATTTTCTGACCCTGCCCTGACCTGGCGCAGCGTTAATTTGCATAGCCGGCAGCAGCCTTCAATTGCGAAATGGCCAGACTCACCCGCGGCCCCATACCCAGTGCAAGCAAATCATCCATGACCACAATGCGATTATTTTTGACCGCAGGCGTAAAGGCGATGGCCGGGTCCGACTTGAACTTATCAATGCCGCCAGCCGCTTGCAACGAACCGTTGGTAACGATGATCATTTCCGGTTTCAGCGCCAGCAAGCTCTCTGCAGAGACAGGTTTATAGCCGCGCTGCGACTTGAGCACATTCTCCAGGCCTGCCATTTCCATAATGGCACTGGCCGTTGTGTCGCCGCCGGCCATTAACTTGGACCCGGTGCGATTCAGAATCAGTACTGTGCGCAGGCTGTCGCTTGGTCTGGCCTGCGCCTGCTTCACATTCTCCTGAATCTCGGCGGCAAGCGCCTTGCCTTTTTCCGGTACGTCCAGAGCTTGGGCAATCTGCTCGATCCGCTCGTACAAAGAATCAATTGTCGGTTTATCTGAAACGGTCACCACTTCAACACCCACCGACCGGACTTTCTCGAGTGAGGCGGCCGGGCCGGCATTTTCAGAGGCAATCACAAGATCGGGCTTGAGCGACAGCACACCCTCGGCTGGGACGGCGCGATAATAGCCCACCCGTGGCAGTTTGGTCGCTGCCTCCGGATACAGACTGGACTGATCATCGGCCACCAGCTTGTGCTGCATTTGCAGATCGTAAATGATTTCCGTCACCGTGCCGCCCAGAGACACGACGCGCTGGGCCTGTTGGGCGTTGGCACCGCCACAGAAAAACCCGGCAGCAGCCAGTATGGCAAGGCAACGGGTGACGGCATTTTTTTTCATTGACTGCTTCCGTTTTGTTGATTTGTGCATGCCATCAGGCAGCCAGCGGTTGCTTGCAAAGCGATTCAAGCAGCTCACGCCATTGCCTGATCTCCGGTACGCCAGGCTTGCGCGCGCCGAAGAACTGCACAATTTGTTCACCATCTTCGGCATAGCCTTCGAGCGACGTCACCCAGCCATCTTCAGTAGGTTTGTTCACGATCCAGGTACTGTGGATGGCCGTGGTATTCAAATGCAGATTGAATTTCGGATCCAGAATATTAAACCAGGGGCCGGTCCGCATGAGTTTTTTGACCGGGCCCGAGTGAATCTGGATCATGCCTTTATTGCCGACAAAGCACATAATAGGCAGATCCGATTCGGCTGCTTGTTGCAGCATGACTTCGATTGCATCATTATCTACACGCTGCGCCAGATCATCGCCAGCACTTTCCAGCACCTGTACACGAGGCAGATTCCATTTTTTGAGCAGGCCTGCAAAATCATGGGTGTCGGTCATACCCAGCCAGTCTTCGCGCAGAGATTCCGGTGCTTCGCTGGCATAGGTCTTTGGTGCCGCAGGAGTCCGGTCAACCGGTGCAGGCTCCTGATGGGCCGCACGAAATTTTGCCACCAGCGCATCATATGCGGTCATGTCTGAATTGTCGGTGCAATACACTTTATGCAGGGCCATGCCTGCGCCGTCAAAAAACTGGATGCTCTTGCGGCCATTCTGGGTGACCGCCCAGGCATATTTCCAGCTGGAGAAAAACACCCGCAAGTCAAGATCTGCGCCCAGCACCAGACCAACCGGACCATGCCCCACCTTGACTGATTCATAACGCCCGTGGCGTTCGTGAACACACCATTCATTGCGCGTGAGCAACATCACCTCGCCCAGTGTTTGCAGCTCCTTGAAAATGGTTTGCGCTGCCCCTTCCAGCAGCGTGGCGTCAATATCACCACATTGGGCGGCGACCAGTTCCATTTCACTGACGTCCAGCTTTTCTGCCGCATTGCGTACGCGCATTTTGGGCTCATCCTGCAATAATGCATCGTAACGGGCTTTCAAATCAGTGCTCTGTTGTGTCATGAATATCTCTCTTATAGTAGCTAAACGGTTCTGACCGGGCGATCTTGCGACGGCCCGGCCAGTCTCAAATTTTTTGTCGGTCAATATTGATAGCTGACTGACACCCGCACATAGCGGCCTGCTTCGGAATAATAATCGACCGGACGAGCGATGGCGGTTGGGCCTGCGGTAGGCACGTTCAGCGCATTCCAATATTTCTTGTCAAACAAATTGACCACGCTAAGCTGGAACTTTACGCCCTTCAAACCGGCCGGCGCCCACCATCCGTGTACATCAAGCGTACCATAACCGGGAGCCTGAAAATCCGCATTCGGGGCACCTGCAGCAGCTTCCGGATACTGCACTTTATCGCGTTTGCCGGCCAGTGTCCATACTGTCTCTGCGCCCCACTGCGGCGTTCTGTAGCCCAGTGCCAGCGTGCCTTTGAGCGGCGCAACCGAATTCAGATGCTGGCCGGTTTCCAGGTCTTTGCCAACCGTCCATGCAACCGTCGCGCGGGTATACAAGTTGTCGTTAATATTCCAGTAGCCCATGGCTTCTGCGCCATAAATCCGGACACGAGCACGATTGGCATAAGTGGTCACACCATTTGGATACAGCCCTTGCTGCATCATGGCATAGAACGGAGAATCGGGACTGACTGGAACGTCGTTGTCGATGAAATCTTTGTAGCGCGTCTCAAATATATTCAAAGAACCACCAACAATCTGCCCCCGGGCCTGAAAACCCAGTTCCCAGCCGCGGCTGCGCTCGGGTTGCAGATTGGGATCGCCCTTGCGCATATAGTTGGCGGCAGACCCATACTGCAAAAAGAGCTCCGGTGCCGTGGGCGCCCGGTAGCCGTAACCATAGCGTGCAGTCACACGATAGACGTCCGACGCGTTCCAGGCAAACTCAAGAGAGGGAGAAACCTGATTGCCGCTGCGATTGCGCAGCTCACTCTCATACCCGTTCTGGTTGGATGCAAAGCCGCCACCGGTCTGGGGCTTGCGCGACCAGGAGTCGTATCGCAGGGCCGGGGTCAGCTCGAACTGGCCATCGTTCCATAGGAACGCATGACTGGCAAACAGCGACCAGTCGCGGCTTTTGACTTCGGGCGTATCGCCCTGGTTGGAATGCAGAAAGTCGCAGGTGCGAGGCCCCATGGGCGCAGGCAGACCGGCGGGAATTACCGGGCAGTTGTCTAACCCCGCTGAATATTGTTCATAGGTGTCGTCAGCAAATGTACCGGCCACGGTCCAGTGACCGCGCAACGCGGCATCGCCCCAATAGCCGCCAGCACTCAGATTGAGGCCCCAGCCTTTTTGTTCGATACTGTTATTGCGCTCGTAGGAGCCGTAGGGATAACCATATCGGTATGGATTCCCAGGAATTGCTACGGAACGCGGGTCAAACACTTTATTGCGAACGGCTTGCTGATTATTGTCCAGCCGGGTCTTGCTCCAGTACAGCTGGATTCCAGCCTGATCCAGGGCCGAGTATGCCTGCGTTGCCTTGTAGTTATAGTCTGCCCAGATACGATCGCGTTTTATTCTCTCGGTCAGTTCATTATTGCCGATTGCATAGGTGTTTGTATTCTGCTCGTGCATCTGGTCAATATCGCGATCCAGCCTGAAAGTGCTCGCCCCCAGGCCAAGCGTGTGGCCAGGCGCCAATTCGTGCTCGAGTCGCAGCCCCACATTCTTGCTGGTGTAATCGGCAGGATTCATCTTGCTGCGCGCCGCACCGTAGCCGCCGATATCGCCGCCATTCTTTTCTTCGCTACCAGTACGAATGCCGTACTGAATCAGCATTTTGGTTGAGGCTCCCAGTCTGGCTGCGAATGCCATGTCGCCACCAATGCTGTCATCCAGGCCATCATGCGTGCCCTTGACCAGCAAACCGATATTTTTGCCCTCTGTCAGCAAATCGTCGGGACGCAGTCCGCGCAGCATGACCGTACCCGTCAGGGCAGCAGCATTGCCGGCACCGGCCCCACGCACCACATCAACAGCCGACAGCGTATTGAAATTAATCGTTTCCATGCCGCCTTTTACGCCGCGGCTGCCATCATTCAACCATGGTAGCGGAATACCGTCTTCCAGAATCCGGACCCGATTACCATCCAGGCCTCGCATATTGACGCTTTTATCGCTGCGATTGAAATCCAGCCCAGGAATCAACCGCCCCAGGTCAGACCAGTTCTGAACTTGTCTGTCGGCGATCTCGGCCGCGCTGGTAGAGGTCTCCCAACTGGCCGCCGGACCTTCCGCCTGCGCTTGGACCGCGCCCAGCTTCGGCACAGGCGGATTGGAAGCCGCAACGGCATTACCGCTTCCAGTTCCGGCCTGTCCATGGGCAACGCTGGTGCAGAGCAACGATGCAAGAAGGGTCAGGCGAAAGGACGGCAAAGAGATTGTTTTCATAGTTGCGGCAATAGTAGTGAAGAAGATCTCGGCGTACCGAATGGGCCAAGCCAGAACCCTGGTGCCGAGATACATGTTGAAATAACTGAAACCGAATAATACTATGAATGATAATAGTTATCAATACCATTATTAATTATCACTATCCAAATCATCGATCCACCACCCCTTGCTGCGCGCTATCGTGCATGCAATACAGAAAATGACGAAACGAATACAGGAAGGACAGGACAAGTCCGTGTCCAAACGCGGATATTTAATGGTACTTCCGGGCACGCGCGCCTATTAGTCGCCGTCTTCCCAACCTTGATCGACAGAAAACAACAGCTTCGCTTTTATATTGTCATTGCGCAAAGGCGCCCAATATATGAAGATAGCGATAATCAGGAGCCGCTCATGGACAAAACCCCGCTTATTCATCATGCCCCTGCCCCGCATTGGGTGGGTAACGCTTTTCACGTACGGTCCATGTTCTCCTATGGGCAACGGAACATGAATCCCGATCCGTTTTTACTGCTAGATTATGCGCAGCCCCGACATTTTCCGCCCAGCCAGGAACGCCGCGGCGTGGGCGAGCACCCGCATCGCGGCTTTGAAACCATTACCATCGCCTACAAGGGTGAAGTGGAGCACCGGGACTCTTCGGGCGGCGGTGGCATCATCGCCGCGGGCGACGTCCAGTGGATGACGGCCGGCGCAGGCATCATGCACGACGAATTCTTTTCCGACGCGTATTCTACAAAAAGGGGGAGATTTCGAAATGGTGCAACTGTGGCTGAACCTGCCGGCGCGCGACAAAATGACGCCAGCGCGCTACCAGAGCATCACGGCTGACGATATCCCGACGGTCACTCTACCCGATGAGGCAGGTACCGTACGTGTCATTGCCGGTAAGTACAAAGACCATCAGGGCCGGCGGCCACGTTCACACCAGTCAACTTATGGGATACCAACCTGACGACAGGCAGCACGACCACATTCGAGCTGCCTGCAAATCATACGGTGATGCTGCTGGTGCGCCATGGCACCGTAGCTGTAAACGACAGCGCCGACGCCGGAGCCAGCCAACTGGTCACATTTGCCCAAGGCGGCACCACGATCACCATTCAGGCCAAAGAGGCGGCTGCCCTGCTGCTGATGAGTGGCGAACCCATCGCAGAGCCGATAGCCGGGTATGGTCCGTTTGTCATGAATACCGAAGAACAAATTCGTCAGGCGCTGGCCGACTTCAATGCCGGACAGTTCGGGCGTATCGGGCAGACCCGGAACCGCTCCGCTACCGAATAACTGACCGACTGCAGGCCCGGCCATAACTGGGCCCGCCGCGAACAAAAACTGGGGCCAACTACTGTCTGGCCGCAGCGCCACAACGGGCGTTACTGGATTACAGCAACAGCGCTTGCTCGGAGAGCACGATGCCATCGGCATCGCTATACAGGTACTGACCAGGGACAAACCGTACATTGCCGAACGTGACCGGGACATCAATCAGGCCCAGGCTGTTTTTACCGCTTTTGCGCGGATTGGTGCCCAGCGCCTTCACGCAAAAGTCCATGGCGTCAATCTGTTCACTGTCCCGGATGGCGCCATACACGATGATCCCGGACCAGCCGTTGTCCTGCCCCAGCTTGGCGATCATATCGCCTACCACGGCACAATGCAGGGAAGCAGCGGCATCCACCACCAACACGGCTCCCTGGCCTGGTTCGGACAGGACCTGACGAATGAAGGTATTGTCCTCATACACTTTGACCGTACGAACCTGCCCCGCAATGGCTCGTTTACGGCCGAAAAGCCTGAACTGGGTATCGCAGGATGGCAGCGACGGGTGCTGATCCATAATATCGCAAGTGATCAGCGCAGCAAGAGGTGAAGCAGACATGGCAAACTCCGGTAAAGGGTAGACTTGGACAGCCATTGTTATACCAGATCAGCGCCACTAAAAGCACCTCCTTTTGACCAACCGGCAGCTTTCGGGATCGGGCCAATGGTGTGAACAGCAACAAGACAACCGCTGCGCCGGCGCTAGCCTCCTGAATACAGGGCGTCAACCTCACGGTGCGTGGCAGGATGTGGCGCCAAAGCTGATCGGCCTGGCAACGCGTGAGCCGACGACGCGGACGACAACGGACCGACAGGCTTCATTAGCGAGCCTGTCGCAGCCGCCTGCTGTGGTATCTGCGCGCCCAACCCCTGCAACAGCGCCTGGTACTCCGGATTCTGCCGCAGTGTCTGTCGACCAGCCTCAATGAGCGCGTCCACATCCTTGCGATTGACAGTGAACAGCGTGGGAATGCGCAGCAAATGCCGACGTGGCACCGACAATCCTGCGGGCGCTTCACGCAGACTGACCGGCACAACGTGCAATTGCGCATCGGGCGCCAGCAATCCCTGCAACTGGGGATTGAGCGATTTTCTTAACGTAGCCCATTGCCTGCCAGTGTCCTGCACCATTTGCATGGTCTGCGTGGTGACCCGGCCCGACGTGCTGAACATAATCGTATCAAACACATCTGACAACGTAGGCACATTTTCGCTTTTGTCGATATTGACGCTGGGATCGCGCTCGGCATTGATTACTACAAATGCCACTTTCCTGACCGTACCCTTGCTGATCTGGCCGCGACGCAATTGACCAATACCGAGCGTGACGCGATCCATCAGGCCGCGCACGCCCAGGTTATCCGACAGCCTCCATCCACCAAATGGATATAGGGCCGATTTTTGCTATCCAGATAACCCAGCACATCCGAACGATAGGCGCGCATCCGGTAATCGCCCTGCAGCCTGGATACCTGCTCGCGTTTTCGGGCGGAATACGCACATTGTCCGGCATAATTTTTCAGCGTCAGCGGCGACAGCACCATTGGCACGGCG
Above is a window of Advenella kashmirensis WT001 DNA encoding:
- a CDS encoding heme/hemin ABC transporter substrate-binding protein, which produces MKKNAVTRCLAILAAAGFFCGGANAQQAQRVVSLGGTVTEIIYDLQMQHKLVADDQSSLYPEAATKLPRVGYYRAVPAEGVLSLKPDLVIASENAGPAASLEKVRSVGVEVVTVSDKPTIDSLYERIEQIAQALDVPEKGKALAAEIQENVKQAQARPSDSLRTVLILNRTGSKLMAGGDTTASAIMEMAGLENVLKSQRGYKPVSAESLLALKPEMIIVTNGSLQAAGGIDKFKSDPAIAFTPAVKNNRIVVMDDLLALGMGPRVSLAISQLKAAAGYAN
- a CDS encoding FecCD family ABC transporter permease, with the protein product MQINAAPGQGRVRKSFTILLLILLAATILGSLSGAVVIPVQQWWPVLTGGHGDETQLLRQIFLDIRLPRVVFGIVTGAALALSGVVMQALFRNPLAEPGLIGVSAGAALGAVSAIVLTAAGFWVISFAAFAGSLLSTWLAYLVGRRYAGVAGLLLAGIAINAISGSLIGLLTYIATDTQLRDLTFWGMGSLASANWRTIAFLGPWTLVICLLLCREWRALNALLLGEREVTHLGFSMKHLRRRLIVGIALLVGPLVAVTGGIGFVGLVVPHCLRMIMGANHRHLLPASMAGGALALVLADWLARVVVIPAELPIGLVTSLIGGPFFLWLLVKRNMR
- a CDS encoding hemin-degrading factor, encoding MTQQSTDLKARYDALLQDEPKMRVRNAAEKLDVSEMELVAAQCGDIDATLLEGAAQTIFKELQTLGEVMLLTRNEWCVHERHGRYESVKVGHGPVGLVLGADLDLRVFFSSWKYAWAVTQNGRKSIQFFDGAGMALHKVYCTDNSDMTAYDALVAKFRAAHQEPAPVDRTPAAPKTYASEAPESLREDWLGMTDTHDFAGLLKKWNLPRVQVLESAGDDLAQRVDNDAIEVMLQQAAESDLPIMCFVGNKGMIQIHSGPVKKLMRTGPWFNILDPKFNLHLNTTAIHSTWIVNKPTEDGWVTSLEGYAEDGEQIVQFFGARKPGVPEIRQWRELLESLCKQPLAA
- a CDS encoding heme ABC transporter ATP-binding protein, producing the protein MTVMEQCMRGSDICATRGQRQVLRDISIEIRRGEVLALLGANGAGKSTLLSILAQENQEVRTHDTGTIYINGHEATAQSARDQARQRAVLPQGSGLTFDLGILEIIQMGLYPFPELDPGQANALLQHAAQTAGVHDLLDRSWVTLSGGEKQRVQFARVLVQLLAQRHDGQTRYLLMDEPTSALDPKHQHAFFRIVSDLAHKDKVGVLVIVHDINLAAQYCDRIALLADGKLVICDTPERVLTREHLYATYGIYSQTMPHPFKQGKLLVVWE
- a CDS encoding TonB-dependent hemoglobin/transferrin/lactoferrin family receptor → MKTISLPSFRLTLLASLLCTSVAHGQAGTGSGNAVAASNPPVPKLGAVQAQAEGPAASWETSTSAAEIADRQVQNWSDLGRLIPGLDFNRSDKSVNMRGLDGNRVRILEDGIPLPWLNDGSRGVKGGMETINFNTLSAVDVVRGAGAGNAAALTGTVMLRGLRPDDLLTEGKNIGLLVKGTHDGLDDSIGGDMAFAARLGASTKMLIQYGIRTGSEEKNGGDIGGYGAARSKMNPADYTSKNVGLRLEHELAPGHTLGLGASTFRLDRDIDQMHEQNTNTYAIGNNELTERIKRDRIWADYNYKATQAYSALDQAGIQLYWSKTRLDNNQQAVRNKVFDPRSVAIPGNPYRYGYPYGSYERNNSIEQKGWGLNLSAGGYWGDAALRGHWTVAGTFADDTYEQYSAGLDNCPVIPAGLPAPMGPRTCDFLHSNQGDTPEVKSRDWSLFASHAFLWNDGQFELTPALRYDSWSRKPQTGGGFASNQNGYESELRNRSGNQVSPSLEFAWNASDVYRVTARYGYGYRAPTAPELFLQYGSAANYMRKGDPNLQPERSRGWELGFQARGQIVGGSLNIFETRYKDFIDNDVPVSPDSPFYAMMQQGLYPNGVTTYANRARVRIYGAEAMGYWNINDNLYTRATVAWTVGKDLETGQHLNSVAPLKGTLALGYRTPQWGAETVWTLAGKRDKVQYPEAAAGAPNADFQAPGYGTLDVHGWWAPAGLKGVKFQLSVVNLFDKKYWNALNVPTAGPTAIARPVDYYSEAGRYVRVSVSYQY
- the rraA gene encoding ribonuclease E activity regulator RraA, which produces MSASPLAALITCDIMDQHPSLPSCDTQFRLFGRKRAIAGQVRTVKVYEDNTFIRQVLSEPGQGAVLVVDAAASLHCAVVGDMIAKLGQDNGWSGIIVYGAIRDSEQIDAMDFCVKALGTNPRKSGKNSLGLIDVPVTFGNVRFVPGQYLYSDADGIVLSEQALLL
- a CDS encoding GFA family protein — protein: MNDDLKHNGACHCGAVRFTVRIADGLRNVRRCNCSYCAMRGAVVATAGLGDIVYESGRQWLTRYQFNTMTAEHYFCARCGIYTHHRRRFDPSQISVNVACLEGVSPFDFPSVPVEEGVSHPLDDPAAATLAGTLNYVAARNKD